One genomic segment of Methanothermococcus okinawensis IH1 includes these proteins:
- a CDS encoding 6-carboxytetrahydropterin synthase QueD yields the protein MILELNGMYAGLRFSSAHIVFGHDSCGVIHGHSYYVDVKVCGAPSGEFGFVCDFKILKKIVKNICGKLDHKLLIPENHPNLKYNIENNAINFTFCKGDKIKEYKIPLEDVVLLPILSTTAEELSKYFAEHIKMELCTLNLENSIDWIEATVNEGIGQGATYRAILKK from the coding sequence ATGATTTTAGAGTTAAATGGTATGTATGCAGGATTAAGATTTTCATCAGCTCATATCGTGTTTGGGCATGATAGTTGCGGAGTAATTCATGGACATTCATATTATGTGGATGTTAAGGTATGCGGAGCTCCTTCTGGAGAGTTTGGTTTTGTATGTGATTTTAAGATATTAAAAAAGATAGTGAAAAATATATGCGGAAAATTAGACCATAAGCTTCTAATTCCAGAAAATCATCCAAATTTAAAATATAATATAGAGAATAATGCTATAAACTTCACATTTTGCAAAGGAGATAAGATAAAAGAATATAAAATTCCATTGGAAGATGTTGTTCTTTTACCAATATTGAGCACCACAGCAGAGGAGCTCTCAAAGTATTTTGCAGAACATATTAAAATGGAGTTATGCACATTAAATTTAGAAAATAGTATTGATTGGATAGAAGCCACTGTAAATGAAGGAATAGGACAAGGAGCAACATATAGAGCTATTTTGAAAAAATAA
- a CDS encoding CBS domain-containing protein, which translates to MELNISVSEAMSSPVETVNLNATAYDAANILKTKGIGCLVVVNDLMKPVGLITERDFVLKIVARNLKSKEVLVKDIASTKLIYVSPKATLMDAAKIMAEKKIKRLPVIENDELLGIITVSDITSISPKLFDIIVEFSNIKGAGNTYQANTTNEDEYIEGICEVCGAQGRVRYINGRYICDNCLDEEENL; encoded by the coding sequence ATGGAACTCAATATAAGTGTAAGTGAAGCAATGAGCAGTCCTGTGGAAACAGTGAATTTAAATGCTACGGCATATGATGCAGCCAATATTTTAAAAACAAAGGGGATTGGTTGCTTAGTTGTTGTGAATGATTTAATGAAGCCAGTAGGTCTCATTACTGAAAGAGATTTTGTTTTAAAAATCGTTGCAAGAAATCTAAAATCAAAAGAGGTATTGGTTAAAGATATTGCATCTACAAAACTTATATATGTATCACCTAAGGCTACTCTAATGGATGCTGCAAAAATAATGGCAGAAAAAAAGATTAAAAGACTTCCAGTAATTGAAAATGATGAATTATTGGGCATAATCACTGTTAGCGATATAACTTCAATATCTCCTAAGCTATTTGATATAATTGTGGAGTTTTCCAATATAAAAGGAGCGGGAAACACCTATCAAGCAAATACAACCAATGAAGATGAATACATTGAAGGCATATGTGAAGTATGCGGAGCTCAGGGTAGGGTAAGATATATCAATGGAAGATATATCTGCGATAACTGCTTAGATGAAGAAGAAAATCTCTAA
- the fwdD gene encoding tungsten-dependent formylmethanofuran dehydrogenase subunit FwdD, with protein MKFKLNTGRTIWQGEAIEAGKNLEMYRKAAGVCYFNEEDMFKLGIKEGDSVKVKSEYGDVVVKAKKTTQTMPEGMVFIPMGPWANCVVLPETKSTAMPSFKGPLEVEIEKTDEEVPIMMDLMRKKYIEC; from the coding sequence ATGAAATTTAAATTAAACACTGGTAGGACTATATGGCAGGGTGAGGCAATCGAAGCAGGTAAAAATCTTGAAATGTATAGAAAAGCCGCAGGAGTTTGTTATTTTAATGAAGAAGATATGTTTAAATTAGGAATAAAAGAAGGAGATTCCGTTAAGGTTAAGTCAGAATATGGGGATGTAGTTGTTAAAGCAAAAAAGACAACTCAAACAATGCCAGAGGGTATGGTATTTATCCCAATGGGACCTTGGGCAAACTGTGTGGTATTGCCTGAAACTAAGAGTACAGCAATGCCTTCTTTTAAAGGACCCCTTGAAGTTGAAATTGAAAAAACAGATGAAGAAGTTCCAATAATGATGGATTTAATGAGAAAAAAATATATTGAGTGTTAA
- a CDS encoding fumarate hydratase — translation MKDNIEKISNIVVELFKEAAITLPKDVKNALIESVEKEENELSKNTLKAIVKNIEIAEEKNIPMCQDTGVPIIFLKIGKNINSSDIIYIIDKIKDGVKKATEEVPLRPNVVNPLSRENLKTNVGLGAPFINIEFDENLDREIEITVFPKGAGSENMSALKMLTPAEGINGIKNFILETVANAGGKPCPPIILGVGIGGTADISLKLAKKALLRKIGERHKEKDIAKLEVELLTDINKLGIGAMGLGGNITALDVFIEVMGCHTASLPVGICIQCWANRRAHRRIKLQK, via the coding sequence ATGAAGGATAATATTGAAAAAATTTCCAATATTGTAGTTGAACTATTTAAAGAGGCAGCAATAACCCTTCCCAAGGATGTTAAAAATGCTTTAATTGAATCAGTTGAAAAGGAAGAAAATGAACTGTCTAAAAATACCTTAAAGGCTATTGTAAAAAATATAGAAATTGCAGAGGAAAAAAATATCCCGATGTGTCAAGATACTGGCGTTCCAATAATATTTTTAAAGATAGGTAAAAATATTAATTCATCGGATATTATATATATAATCGACAAAATAAAGGACGGAGTAAAAAAAGCAACTGAGGAGGTTCCTTTAAGGCCTAATGTGGTTAATCCACTTAGCAGAGAAAACCTAAAAACAAATGTTGGTCTTGGAGCTCCGTTTATAAATATTGAATTTGATGAAAATTTAGATAGAGAGATAGAAATAACGGTTTTTCCAAAAGGAGCAGGGAGCGAAAACATGAGTGCTTTAAAGATGCTAACACCTGCTGAGGGAATAAATGGTATAAAAAACTTTATCCTTGAAACTGTTGCCAATGCAGGTGGAAAACCATGTCCTCCAATAATTTTAGGGGTAGGTATTGGTGGGACTGCTGATATTTCGTTAAAACTCGCAAAAAAGGCACTTTTAAGAAAAATAGGTGAAAGACATAAGGAAAAAGATATAGCAAAGTTGGAGGTAGAGCTCCTAACTGATATAAATAAATTAGGTATTGGAGCCATGGGACTTGGTGGGAATATTACAGCACTCGATGTATTTATTGAAGTGATGGGATGTCATACTGCATCATTGCCTGTGGGTATATGTATTCAATGCTGGGCCAATAGGCGAGCTCATAGAAGAATAAAATTACAAAAATAA
- the fwdF gene encoding tungsten-dependent formylmethanofuran dehydrogenase subunit FwdF, with protein sequence MTIDAKKERCDSAVQIVRDGTVENRVLNWNDNMCVGCGICSDICPVGAIEMGPLGAIFKGDIEAPKLDIDNKKCVLCGMCASACPFGAMDLKIDGTSIKELPQYPKIKRDITLNQDKCVLCEQCEMVCPQCAIEVERELPERKTLVLGEININKETCVLCGICADYCPADAIELVPGEMNALNLNPYSDIVVDTDACVYCKVCEKACPHNAIEVICYKCPLANRIKKPELYKEITGKTTINKNLCVSCSWCENVCPADALSVEKPFEGELIIDEDACNACGACIAICPCNALVFPKSEGQAQIAPKIAVNPNVCILCGACTHACPVNALKVKRTKINMTKVNAPAWNEAFEKLLK encoded by the coding sequence ATGACAATAGATGCAAAAAAAGAAAGATGCGATAGTGCTGTCCAAATAGTAAGGGATGGAACTGTGGAGAATAGAGTTTTAAACTGGAACGACAATATGTGTGTTGGATGCGGTATTTGTAGCGATATATGTCCTGTTGGAGCAATTGAAATGGGTCCATTGGGAGCTATTTTTAAAGGAGATATTGAAGCTCCAAAATTGGATATTGATAATAAAAAATGTGTATTGTGTGGAATGTGTGCCTCTGCATGTCCATTTGGTGCTATGGATTTGAAGATAGATGGAACTTCTATAAAGGAGCTCCCACAGTATCCAAAGATAAAAAGGGATATTACATTAAATCAGGACAAATGTGTTTTATGTGAGCAGTGTGAAATGGTATGTCCCCAATGTGCAATAGAGGTTGAAAGAGAACTCCCTGAAAGAAAAACATTGGTATTGGGGGAAATAAACATAAATAAAGAAACCTGCGTATTGTGTGGTATCTGTGCAGATTATTGTCCAGCTGATGCTATAGAGCTCGTGCCTGGTGAAATGAATGCTTTAAATCTAAATCCATATAGTGATATTGTAGTAGATACTGATGCCTGTGTATATTGTAAGGTCTGTGAAAAGGCATGTCCTCACAATGCAATTGAGGTAATCTGTTATAAATGTCCTCTTGCAAACAGAATCAAAAAACCAGAATTGTATAAAGAAATCACTGGAAAAACAACAATTAACAAAAATCTATGTGTATCATGCAGTTGGTGTGAAAATGTATGTCCAGCTGATGCATTGTCTGTTGAAAAACCATTTGAAGGGGAATTAATTATAGATGAGGATGCATGTAATGCCTGTGGTGCATGTATTGCAATATGTCCATGTAATGCACTTGTATTCCCAAAATCAGAGGGTCAAGCACAGATAGCTCCAAAAATTGCAGTAAATCCAAATGTATGTATATTATGTGGAGCATGCACTCATGCATGTCCTGTAAATGCACTGAAAGTTAAAAGGACAAAAATAAACATGACAAAAGTAAATGCACCTGCATGGAATGAAGCATTTGAAAAATTGCTAAAATAA
- the fwdC gene encoding tungsten-dependent formylmethanofuran dehydrogenase subunit FwdC: MELILTLKKNIMVPVEMDKILPEKVQDLSKDEIKNIELPQGRTTITVEELFNIEVKESETPRVVIKNSTPKLKRIGEKMTSGEIVVEGDAGMYVGAEMKGGKIVVNGNADSWVGQNMKGGEIIIKGDAKDYVGSAYRGDWRGMSGGTITVEGNAGSELGEFMKGGLIHIKGNVDIHAGIHQSGGIIIIDGDADGRAGGEMVKGAIVINGKVKDLMPSFKFEGIVENPVIKLSKKDAGTPITGKYYKFIGDYAKNKPKGQLYISVENNPNLR; this comes from the coding sequence ATGGAACTTATTCTTACATTAAAGAAAAATATTATGGTTCCTGTGGAGATGGATAAAATTCTTCCAGAAAAAGTCCAGGATTTATCCAAAGACGAAATAAAAAATATTGAATTGCCTCAGGGAAGAACAACAATTACAGTAGAGGAGCTCTTTAATATTGAGGTAAAAGAAAGTGAAACTCCAAGGGTAGTTATAAAAAATTCAACCCCTAAATTAAAAAGAATTGGAGAAAAAATGACCTCTGGTGAAATAGTCGTTGAAGGGGATGCAGGAATGTATGTGGGTGCAGAGATGAAAGGCGGAAAGATAGTAGTTAATGGAAATGCCGATAGCTGGGTTGGACAGAATATGAAAGGCGGAGAAATAATAATTAAAGGAGATGCTAAGGATTATGTTGGTTCTGCATATAGGGGAGATTGGAGAGGTATGAGTGGTGGAACTATAACTGTTGAAGGAAATGCAGGAAGTGAGCTCGGGGAATTTATGAAAGGTGGGCTAATCCATATAAAAGGAAATGTAGATATCCATGCAGGAATCCATCAGAGTGGAGGAATAATAATAATCGATGGAGATGCCGATGGAAGAGCAGGCGGAGAAATGGTAAAAGGAGCAATAGTTATAAATGGAAAAGTAAAGGATTTAATGCCATCATTTAAATTTGAAGGAATTGTTGAAAATCCTGTTATAAAATTGTCTAAAAAAGATGCTGGAACACCTATAACAGGTAAATATTATAAATTCATAGGAGATTATGCAAAGAACAAACCAAAAGGACAACTGTATATATCAGTTGAAAACAATCCCAATTTAAGATAA
- a CDS encoding CBS domain-containing protein → MKIKNIIEGKESVKVYPTTTIRDALITMNNSGTRRITVVDAGTNRVVGIITSMDIVDFMGGGSKYNLVKSKHNHNLLAAINEPVKEIMTNEAVCIKENALLKEVIELFIEKNVGGVPVVDKDYKLISTITERDIIRFLKDNVDKSEKVIDYMTEKPVVATSGERLKDVARTMLRNGFRRLPVISEDRLVGMITSTDFIKLLGSDWAFNHMKTGNVREITNVRIKDIMVKDVLTVNKDASLYDAVDTMTTNDIGALPVVEDGKVIGIITEKDAVSYFKE, encoded by the coding sequence TTGAAAATAAAAAATATAATTGAAGGAAAAGAATCTGTTAAGGTATATCCAACAACAACTATAAGGGATGCGTTGATTACAATGAATAACAGCGGTACAAGAAGGATTACCGTTGTAGATGCTGGAACAAACAGAGTAGTGGGAATTATAACTTCCATGGATATAGTAGATTTTATGGGAGGAGGTTCAAAATATAACCTTGTAAAATCGAAACATAACCATAATCTTTTAGCGGCAATTAACGAACCTGTAAAAGAAATTATGACCAATGAGGCTGTATGTATAAAAGAAAATGCATTGTTGAAAGAAGTTATAGAATTATTTATAGAAAAAAATGTGGGTGGAGTGCCTGTTGTGGATAAAGACTATAAATTGATATCCACAATAACTGAAAGAGATATAATTAGATTCTTAAAAGATAATGTAGATAAGTCTGAGAAGGTAATTGATTATATGACTGAAAAACCCGTAGTAGCTACATCGGGGGAAAGATTAAAGGATGTGGCAAGAACTATGTTAAGAAATGGGTTTAGAAGATTACCGGTAATTTCTGAGGATAGACTGGTTGGTATGATAACATCTACTGATTTTATAAAATTATTGGGTAGTGATTGGGCATTTAATCATATGAAAACAGGAAATGTAAGAGAAATAACAAATGTTAGAATAAAGGATATAATGGTTAAAGATGTATTGACCGTTAATAAAGATGCTTCACTTTATGATGCTGTGGATACAATGACTACTAACGATATAGGAGCTCTGCCAGTAGTTGAAGATGGAAAAGTTATAGGTATAATAACCGAAAAAGATGCAGTATCTTATTTTAAAGAATAA
- a CDS encoding type II glyceraldehyde-3-phosphate dehydrogenase: MAKVLINGYGSIGKRVADAVSKQKDMEVIGVTKTKPDFEAKMAVDKGYKLYAAIPERKSLFEEKGVDIEGTIFDVIEDADIVVDCAPGGIGKENLENIYKKYNVKAILQGGEKAQYVEDNFNALWSYDRCYGKDYIRTVSCNTTGLCRTLYAINSATDIVKARVVLIRRGADPNDAKRGPINAIVPNPPTIPSHHGPDVCSVVPELEGKIITSAVIVPTTLMHMHSLMVETTGTTKDDIIDAIEKTPRIFTVSAEDGLNSTATIIEFARDLGRVRYDLNEIAIWKESINVVDNEVFLMQAVHQESDVIPENVDCIRAMLQMEDDNMKSIEMTNKAMGLMK; this comes from the coding sequence ATGGCAAAGGTCTTAATAAATGGTTATGGTTCAATAGGTAAAAGAGTAGCTGACGCAGTGTCTAAACAGAAAGATATGGAAGTAATTGGAGTTACAAAAACAAAACCTGATTTTGAAGCTAAAATGGCTGTCGATAAAGGCTATAAGCTATACGCTGCCATACCTGAAAGAAAATCACTGTTCGAGGAAAAGGGGGTAGATATTGAAGGAACAATTTTTGATGTAATAGAAGATGCAGATATAGTTGTAGATTGTGCTCCGGGAGGGATAGGAAAGGAAAATTTAGAAAATATCTATAAAAAATACAATGTAAAAGCAATACTTCAAGGCGGTGAAAAGGCACAGTATGTGGAGGATAATTTTAACGCCCTTTGGAGCTACGACAGGTGTTATGGTAAGGACTATATAAGAACTGTGTCCTGTAATACCACTGGATTATGTAGGACATTATATGCCATAAACTCAGCCACTGACATTGTAAAAGCAAGGGTTGTGTTAATAAGAAGAGGGGCTGACCCCAATGATGCAAAAAGAGGTCCAATAAATGCAATAGTCCCAAATCCACCAACTATCCCATCCCACCATGGACCCGATGTATGTTCCGTAGTGCCAGAGCTCGAAGGTAAAATAATCACTTCCGCAGTAATAGTGCCTACAACATTGATGCACATGCATTCTTTAATGGTAGAAACCACTGGAACAACAAAAGATGATATAATTGATGCCATTGAGAAAACTCCAAGGATATTTACAGTAAGTGCAGAGGATGGTTTAAATTCAACAGCTACAATTATTGAATTTGCAAGGGATTTAGGTAGAGTAAGGTATGATTTAAATGAAATAGCAATATGGAAAGAAAGCATAAATGTAGTAGATAATGAAGTGTTTTTAATGCAGGCAGTTCATCAGGAAAGCGATGTAATTCCTGAAAATGTAGATTGTATAAGGGCTATGTTGCAGATGGAAGATGACAACATGAAATCAATTGAAATGACAAATAAAGCCATGGGATTGATGAAATAA
- a CDS encoding DUF123 domain-containing protein — MDNNHNSRYEWNTPKNNLLNCNTDGNINNINKDELGKSAISCTKFNHFLRFLDILHKNLNKDSAVEEISKVGNEEIRAFKVLISTVLSARTKDETTSEVSKRLFKRIKNIDDLVTINQSELEKHIYPVGFYKTKAKHLKELAKIVKNDYNGKIPNRLEDLIKLPGVGRKTANLVITLAFDDYGICVDTHVHRICNRWEYVDTENPNETEAELRKKLPKKYWKIINNLLVVYGREVCSPIPKCDKCFDEIKEICPYYKKLRYFSEILNKYNFRKVSKNNIPNEKGTYILKIKLNNSKNITFGKNKTERFKKGYYFYVGSAMGNSNNLKNRIGRHLRDDKKMHWHIDYLLKHGNIKEIYISNKPVESEVSKDLIKMINFVEGFGSSDCKCKSHLFYLKP; from the coding sequence ATGGATAATAACCACAATAGTAGATATGAATGGAATACTCCAAAAAATAACCTTTTAAATTGTAATACCGATGGGAATATCAATAATATCAATAAGGATGAGCTCGGTAAATCAGCAATATCATGCACCAAATTTAACCATTTTCTAAGATTTTTGGATATACTGCATAAAAACTTAAACAAAGATTCTGCTGTTGAGGAAATATCAAAAGTTGGGAATGAAGAAATTAGAGCATTTAAGGTGCTTATATCTACGGTATTAAGTGCAAGAACAAAGGACGAAACCACATCAGAGGTTTCAAAGCGGCTGTTTAAAAGGATAAAAAATATAGATGATTTAGTTACTATAAACCAAAGCGAATTGGAAAAACATATATATCCTGTTGGATTTTACAAAACTAAGGCTAAACATTTAAAAGAGTTAGCTAAAATTGTTAAGAATGACTATAATGGAAAAATACCCAATAGATTGGAAGATTTAATAAAACTTCCAGGCGTTGGGAGAAAAACAGCCAATTTGGTAATTACACTTGCATTTGATGATTACGGAATATGTGTAGATACCCATGTCCATAGAATCTGCAATAGGTGGGAATATGTTGATACTGAAAATCCCAACGAAACAGAGGCGGAGCTCCGAAAAAAACTTCCAAAAAAATACTGGAAAATCATAAATAATTTATTGGTGGTGTATGGAAGGGAAGTTTGTTCTCCTATTCCAAAATGCGACAAATGTTTTGATGAAATTAAAGAAATCTGCCCATATTATAAAAAATTAAGGTATTTTAGTGAAATTTTAAACAAATACAATTTTAGAAAGGTTTCAAAAAATAATATTCCAAACGAAAAAGGCACTTACATTTTAAAAATAAAATTAAATAATTCAAAAAATATAACCTTTGGGAAGAATAAAACAGAACGATTTAAAAAAGGATATTATTTTTATGTTGGTTCTGCAATGGGGAATTCCAATAATTTAAAAAATAGAATAGGAAGGCATTTAAGGGATGATAAGAAAATGCACTGGCATATAGATTATTTACTAAAACATGGAAATATAAAAGAGATTTATATATCAAATAAACCTGTTGAGTCTGAGGTATCAAAAGATTTAATAAAAATGATAAATTTTGTTGAGGGTTTTGGGAGCTCCGATTGTAAATGCAAAAGCCATCTATTTTATTTAAAACCTTGA
- the fwdA gene encoding tungsten-dependent formylmethanofuran dehydrogenase subunit FwdA produces the protein MEYIIKNGIVYDPLNGVDGEKMDICVKDGKIVESVSGNAVEIDANGCVVMPGGIDSHTHVAGPKVNTGRVMRPEDSKKDIYNKKGLRSGSGFSVPSTFKTGYEYSEMGYTTVVEAAVPPLLARHTHEEIIDTPQLDMAAMPVMGNNWMIMEYLKEENYEMCAAYVAWLLRATRGYAIKIVNPGGTEAWGWGKNVHGIDDPVPYFGITGREIVRGLAKVNEMLGLPHSIHVHPNDLGHPGNWETTIATMDCVKDIEAKPKYGERDTVYYNTHVQFHSYGGTSWKDFVSKGIEIAEYINKSSHVIVDVGQITLDETTTMTADGPMEYDLHMTNGLKWANCDVELETGSGVVPFIYKPKGPVYSVQWGIGLEIFLNTDTNKIILTTDNPNAGPFTRYSRIIAWLMSKEYRDDWLNNKVHAWAKQRTSVADSDKEYSMYEIAKVTRANQAKVLGLSEEKGHLGVGADADIAIYEINPEEKDGKVIEKAFRYAKYVLKGGELVVKTGNVVKELPSNTIYVNAKVDDALEEELMKDLRAKFKKYYSVNIDNYPVSDHYANNWKPINIDATDIK, from the coding sequence ATGGAATATATTATAAAAAATGGGATTGTATATGACCCATTAAATGGGGTCGATGGAGAAAAAATGGATATCTGCGTAAAGGATGGAAAAATTGTAGAATCTGTTTCAGGCAATGCTGTGGAAATTGATGCAAATGGATGTGTGGTAATGCCCGGCGGTATAGATTCCCACACCCATGTCGCTGGTCCGAAGGTAAATACTGGTAGGGTAATGAGACCTGAGGATAGTAAAAAGGACATATATAACAAAAAAGGACTTAGAAGTGGAAGTGGATTTTCAGTACCTTCTACATTCAAGACAGGATATGAGTATTCTGAAATGGGATATACCACAGTAGTTGAGGCAGCTGTTCCTCCGTTGTTAGCAAGACACACCCATGAGGAGATTATAGATACCCCCCAACTTGATATGGCAGCAATGCCTGTAATGGGAAATAATTGGATGATAATGGAATATTTAAAAGAAGAAAATTATGAAATGTGTGCAGCATATGTAGCATGGCTTTTAAGAGCTACAAGAGGATATGCTATAAAAATCGTTAATCCCGGTGGAACAGAAGCATGGGGCTGGGGAAAGAATGTTCATGGTATTGATGACCCAGTTCCATATTTCGGAATTACAGGTAGGGAAATAGTAAGAGGGTTAGCCAAAGTAAATGAAATGCTTGGATTACCTCATTCAATACATGTTCATCCAAACGATTTGGGACACCCTGGAAACTGGGAAACTACAATAGCTACAATGGATTGTGTTAAGGACATTGAGGCAAAACCTAAATATGGTGAGAGGGATACAGTATATTACAACACACACGTGCAGTTCCATTCTTATGGCGGGACTTCATGGAAGGACTTTGTAAGTAAAGGTATTGAAATTGCTGAATATATAAATAAATCAAGCCATGTAATTGTAGATGTTGGACAAATAACGCTTGATGAAACAACAACAATGACAGCAGATGGTCCAATGGAATACGACCTTCACATGACAAATGGTTTGAAATGGGCAAACTGTGATGTTGAGCTTGAAACAGGTTCAGGAGTCGTTCCATTTATTTACAAACCAAAAGGACCAGTTTATTCAGTTCAGTGGGGTATTGGATTAGAAATATTCCTAAATACTGATACTAATAAAATAATATTAACAACTGATAATCCAAATGCAGGACCATTTACAAGATATTCAAGAATAATAGCATGGTTGATGAGTAAAGAATACAGAGATGACTGGTTAAACAATAAGGTTCATGCCTGGGCTAAACAAAGAACCTCTGTTGCAGACAGCGATAAAGAATATTCAATGTATGAGATAGCAAAAGTAACAAGAGCAAATCAGGCAAAGGTATTGGGTTTAAGTGAAGAAAAAGGCCATTTAGGTGTTGGGGCTGATGCAGATATTGCAATCTATGAAATAAATCCAGAAGAAAAAGATGGAAAAGTAATTGAAAAAGCATTTAGATATGCAAAATATGTATTAAAAGGCGGAGAATTGGTGGTAAAAACTGGAAATGTAGTAAAAGAGTTGCCAAGTAATACGATATATGTAAATGCAAAAGTAGATGATGCTCTTGAAGAGGAGCTCATGAAAGACCTTAGGGCAAAATTCAAAAAATACTACTCAGTTAATATTGACAACTATCCAGTTTCTGACCATTATGCAAACAACTGGAAACCAATTAATATCGATGCAACGGACATTAAATAA
- a CDS encoding 4Fe-4S binding protein encodes MYKLEVYPEKCHGCGNCVVSCPVNARDPNTYGGKGPEDESIVILRVINGVVNIINGDLCGGCGACVESCPVGAIKLVIK; translated from the coding sequence ATGTATAAATTGGAAGTATATCCTGAAAAGTGCCATGGATGCGGAAATTGTGTGGTTTCATGTCCTGTAAATGCAAGAGACCCAAATACCTATGGTGGAAAAGGACCGGAAGATGAAAGTATCGTAATTCTTAGAGTTATAAATGGAGTAGTTAATATTATAAACGGCGATTTATGCGGTGGATGTGGTGCATGTGTCGAATCCTGTCCAGTAGGTGCTATAAAACTTGTTATAAAATAA